The following coding sequences lie in one Apium graveolens cultivar Ventura chromosome 3, ASM990537v1, whole genome shotgun sequence genomic window:
- the LOC141710779 gene encoding uncharacterized protein LOC141710779 isoform X2, with the protein MADKNSERAAKIASASKRAAKEINEDNVPLVEETARMKKARLAGLDTRGKATEPIFLRKHKEPMGEASTEGAEGHNAPITAAAPAAAATGAFQPLWGFRRGDTVVGSTKHAWDWSYHSVTPKDFTDVVATPDLERIKLMGAQSLASSNAYFQGAVRQAESWKRASDKADNALRRQQKKYATLEKKLKRKEEELGESNAELVVLRAEKDKAIDNYLDSEEFAQSMRIRDDSVFPEFFRTGWDTALGTVNEACPDINPADYICPDDEALLQRFRTRVVVSDHVPQDPLLPPPESFSRPAEDDSSSSSETTETSSESGEDDDMDAEGTSAP; encoded by the exons atggctgacaagaattctgagagggcggccaaaattgcctcggcttcaaaacgag ctgctaaggagattaacgaggacaacgttcctttggttgaggagacagctaggatgaagaaagctcggctcgcaggcctagacacccggggaaaggcgacagagcctatcttcttgagaaagcacaaggagcctatgggggaggcttcaactgaaggagctgagggccataatgctcctatcactgctgctgcccctgctgctgctgctacaggcgccttccagcctctctggggattccgccgaggggataccgtggttggttccacgaagcatgcttgggattggtcctaccatagcgtgaccccaaaggactttactgatgtggtggccacccctgaccttgagaggattaagctcatgggagcccaatctctggcttcg tctaacgcctactttcaaggcgctgtgaggcaagccgaatcatggaagcgggcttctgataaggccgataatgccctcaggaggcagcagaagaagtatgctaccctggagaagaagctcaagcgcaaggaggaagaactcggagagtctaacgccgagctggtggtacttcgggcggagaaggataaagctatagacaattatctggactcggaggagtttgcccaatccatgaggattagggatgattcagtctttcccgagttttttaggactggttgggacacggcccttgggaccgtgaacgaggcttgtcctgatattaacccggcggactacatctgccctgacgatgaggctttgctacagaggtttcgtacccgagtagttgtctcggatcatgttcctcaggatccacttcttcctcctcccgagtctttttccagacctgctgaggatgacagctcttcctcctccgagacaacggagacatctagcgagagcggagaagacgatgatatggacgccgagggcacctcagctccttag
- the LOC141710779 gene encoding uncharacterized protein LOC141710779 isoform X1 produces the protein MADKNSERAAKIASASKRGKDIEIRSSYMSLIDMINTRGDEYPSTAHLDSFNHCNTWHNIDFNKLNARYNVPPPFRLVPVSGGDRTCHWRPDTLFIYTDALNAGLRFPFHPFIPHLLADLQINPCQLPPNAWRNILCFMVCCLREGFPLSVAVFRKVFQCYNSSSNICGWVYVKQRPKSKHIFNSASIPDNNPNWRNSFVGLRWENGDWGTLFRSSFGKVSDGSLKSIHLTPEETIIYNGLTQDDGTTTSWTLLEEFSLIHVGLSSVSQQAAKEINEDNVPLVEETARMKKARLAGLDTRGKATEPIFLRKHKEPMGEASTEGAEGHNAPITAAAPAAAATGAFQPLWGFRRGDTVVGSTKHAWDWSYHSVTPKDFTDVVATPDLERIKLMGAQSLASSNAYFQGAVRQAESWKRASDKADNALRRQQKKYATLEKKLKRKEEELGESNAELVVLRAEKDKAIDNYLDSEEFAQSMRIRDDSVFPEFFRTGWDTALGTVNEACPDINPADYICPDDEALLQRFRTRVVVSDHVPQDPLLPPPESFSRPAEDDSSSSSETTETSSESGEDDDMDAEGTSAP, from the exons atggctgacaagaattctgagagggcggccaaaattgcctcggcttcaaaacgaggtaaggatatcgagatccgctcttcatatatgtctttaattgatatgattaatactaggggggatgaatatccctccactgcacatctcgactcttttaatcactgtaatacttggcataacatagatttcaataaactaaatgctcgttataacgtccctcccccctttagactagttccagtctctggtggtgaccgtacttgccactggaggcccgatactcttttcatctacaccgacgcccttaacgctgggcttaggttccctttccatccttttatccctcatcttttggctgacttacaaatcaacccgtgtcagcttcctccaaacgcctggaggaatattctatgttttatggtttgttgtcttagggagggctttcctctttcggtagccgtttttaggaaggtcttccaatgttacaatagttcttccaatatttgtggctgggtttatgtcaaacaaaggcccaaaagcaaacatatctttaatagcgcctctattcctgataataatccaaattggaggaatagtttcgttgggttacgttgggagaatggcgactggggcacgctctttcgatcttcctttgggaaggtcagtgatggtagcctcaaatccattcacttaactcctgaagaaactattatttataatggccttactcaggatgatggtacgaccaccagctggactctcttagaggagttttccctaattcatgtgggactatcctctgtttctcaacagg ctgctaaggagattaacgaggacaacgttcctttggttgaggagacagctaggatgaagaaagctcggctcgcaggcctagacacccggggaaaggcgacagagcctatcttcttgagaaagcacaaggagcctatgggggaggcttcaactgaaggagctgagggccataatgctcctatcactgctgctgcccctgctgctgctgctacaggcgccttccagcctctctggggattccgccgaggggataccgtggttggttccacgaagcatgcttgggattggtcctaccatagcgtgaccccaaaggactttactgatgtggtggccacccctgaccttgagaggattaagctcatgggagcccaatctctggcttcg tctaacgcctactttcaaggcgctgtgaggcaagccgaatcatggaagcgggcttctgataaggccgataatgccctcaggaggcagcagaagaagtatgctaccctggagaagaagctcaagcgcaaggaggaagaactcggagagtctaacgccgagctggtggtacttcgggcggagaaggataaagctatagacaattatctggactcggaggagtttgcccaatccatgaggattagggatgattcagtctttcccgagttttttaggactggttgggacacggcccttgggaccgtgaacgaggcttgtcctgatattaacccggcggactacatctgccctgacgatgaggctttgctacagaggtttcgtacccgagtagttgtctcggatcatgttcctcaggatccacttcttcctcctcccgagtctttttccagacctgctgaggatgacagctcttcctcctccgagacaacggagacatctagcgagagcggagaagacgatgatatggacgccgagggcacctcagctccttag